A DNA window from Arachis hypogaea cultivar Tifrunner chromosome 18, arahy.Tifrunner.gnm2.J5K5, whole genome shotgun sequence contains the following coding sequences:
- the LOC112770780 gene encoding glyceraldehyde-3-phosphate dehydrogenase GAPCP1, chloroplastic: MAASSILRSALLSPSDRVKVSGNVSFCNLKANKLQNGIFGTSIPCESIVLQNCNARSLQPIKATATEIPLPVQKSRSSGKIRVGINGFGRIGRLVLRIATSRDDIDVVAINDPFIDAKYMAYMFKYDSTHGPFKGTIKILDDSTLEINGKQVKVVSKRDPAEIPWGDFGADFVVESSGVFTTVEKASSHLKAGAKKVIISAPSADAPMFVVGVNEKTYNTNMDIVSNASCTTNCLAPLAKVVHEEFGIVEGLMTTVHATTATQKTVDGPSMKDWRGGRGAAQNIIPSSTGAAKAVGKVLPELNGKLTGMAFRVPTPNVSVVDLTCRLKRNASYEDVKAAIKYASEGSLKGILGYTDEDVVSNDFVGDSRSSIFDAKAGIGLSASFMKLVTWYDNEWGYSNRVLDLIGHMALVGARN; the protein is encoded by the exons ATGGCCGCTTCTTCCATTCTCAGATCTGCGCTCCTCTCTCCCTCCGATCGCGTCAAG GTTTCAGGCAATGTTTCCTTTTGCAATTTAAAGGCGAACAAGTTACAGAATGGAATATTTGGAACTTCAATTCCATGTGAATCTATAGTGTTACA AAACTGCAATGCCCGAAGTCTCCAGCCTATCAAAGCAACAGCAACTGAAATCCCTCTTCCCGTACAGA AATCAAGGAGCTCTGGGAAGATAAGAGTTGGGATTAATG GTTTTGGTAGAATTGGAAGATTGGTATTACGTATAGCTACTTCGAGGGATGATATTGATGTCGTAGCAATTAATGATCCTTTCATTGATGCTAAATATATG GCTTACATGTTCAAGTATGATTCTACTCATGGGCCTTTCAAGGGAACCATTAAGATTCTTGATGATTCTACTTTGGAAATAAACGGGAAGCAGGTTAAGGTTGTGAGCAAAAG agATCCAGCGGAGATCCCTTGGGGTGATTTTGGGGCTGATTTTGTTGTTGAATCTTCAGGAGTTTTCACAACAGTGGAGAAAGCTTCTTCTCATTTGAAG GCTGGTGCAAAGAAAGTCATAATATCAGCTCCATCTGCTGACGCACCAATGTTTGTGGTAGGAGTGAATGAGAAGACATACAATACAAACATGGACATAGTTTCTAATGCAAGCTGTACTACAAATTGCCTTGCTCCTCTTGCCAAG GTGGTTCATGAGGAGTTTGGTATTGTTGAAGGTTTGATGACAACTGTACATGCAACAACAG CAACGCAAAAAACTGTAGATGGTCCTTCCATGAAGGATTGGCGAGGGGGAAGAGGAGCAGCTCAAAATATAATTCCAAGCTCAACTGGTGCTGCTAAG GCCGTTGGAAAAGTTCTTCCTGAGTTGAATGGAAAGCTCACTGGGATGGCATTCCGTGTCCCTACCCCAAATGTTTCTGTTGTGGATTTAACTTGTCGGCTTAAAAGGAATGCTTCCTATGAAGATGTGAAAGCAGCGATAAA GTATGCCTCAGAGGGATCATTGAAAGGAATTCTTGGGTACACAGATGAGGATGTGGTCTCTAATGACTTTGTTGGTGACTCGAG GTCAAGTATTTTTGATGCTAAGGCGGGTATCGGGCTCAGTGCTTCGTTCATGAAGCTGGTTACGTGGTATGACAATGAGTGGGGGTACAG CAACCGAGTGCTGGACCTTATAGGGCACATGGCATTGGTGGGAGCACGCAACTGA